The following are encoded in a window of Mycolicibacterium tusciae JS617 genomic DNA:
- a CDS encoding peptidylprolyl isomerase codes for MINPPPPYGAYPPPPYGDPSSPYGAYPPPYGAYPPPYGGYPQATNALAIASLVCAFVFAPLGIAFGHISLSQIKKNGEGGRGLAVAGLIISYVVTALTILVLVWAVIFIIALGRSLEEFDQGMTSNHTATPTQPADALPLPPFKPPATLGSNCQYPSTTEPASKPAKPPRTGRVPTDPAFISAGITTNRGGIGLQLDNAKTPCTVNNFASLAQQGFFDGTTCHRLTATPALGVLQCGDPSGTGQGGPGYRFPNEYPTNQFRLTDPLMKVPMLYPRGTLAMANSGLGTNGSQFFLVYKDSVMPPTYTVFGTIDQTGLATLDKIAAAGVADGGDDGKPNQDVTIKSVRLA; via the coding sequence GTGATCAACCCGCCCCCTCCCTACGGCGCGTACCCCCCACCGCCGTACGGCGACCCGTCGTCACCGTACGGCGCGTATCCGCCGCCCTACGGTGCATATCCGCCGCCCTACGGCGGCTATCCGCAGGCGACCAACGCCCTCGCCATCGCTTCACTGGTGTGTGCGTTCGTGTTCGCGCCTCTTGGGATCGCGTTCGGGCACATTTCGTTATCGCAGATCAAGAAGAACGGTGAAGGAGGGCGCGGACTTGCCGTCGCCGGCCTGATCATCAGCTATGTGGTCACTGCCTTGACGATTCTCGTGCTGGTGTGGGCCGTGATATTCATCATCGCGCTGGGTCGCAGCCTCGAGGAGTTCGACCAAGGGATGACGTCGAATCACACGGCGACGCCGACCCAGCCGGCCGACGCCCTGCCGCTGCCGCCGTTCAAGCCTCCCGCCACGCTCGGGTCGAACTGCCAATATCCGTCGACGACGGAACCGGCCAGCAAGCCTGCCAAGCCGCCTCGCACCGGCCGGGTGCCGACCGACCCCGCGTTCATCAGTGCCGGCATCACCACCAACCGCGGTGGGATCGGGCTGCAGTTGGACAACGCCAAGACCCCCTGCACCGTGAACAACTTCGCCAGCCTGGCCCAGCAGGGTTTCTTCGACGGCACGACGTGCCACCGGCTCACCGCGACCCCCGCCCTCGGAGTGCTGCAGTGCGGCGATCCGAGCGGAACCGGTCAGGGAGGTCCGGGCTATCGCTTCCCGAACGAGTACCCGACCAACCAGTTCCGACTGACCGACCCCCTGATGAAGGTGCCCATGTTGTACCCGAGGGGCACACTCGCGATGGCCAACTCAGGTCTGGGCACCAATGGCAGCCAGTTCTTCCTCGTCTACAAGGACTCCGTGATGCCGCCGACGTACACGGTGTTCGGCACCATCGATCAGACCGGGCTGGCCACGCTGGACAAGATCGCCGCGGCCGGTGTGGCCGACGGCGGCGACGACGGTAAGCCCAACCAGGACGTGACGATCAAGTCGGTGCGGCTGGCCTGA
- a CDS encoding DUF4333 domain-containing protein gives MRSALVATLAVIAVLITGCGSTIKPEGAAKSVVDLVKKQTGFTPTDVKCPEGVEAKEGTKFECKFTGPEGTAYTADMRITKVDGEDVEFYIETRPS, from the coding sequence ATGCGCTCCGCTCTTGTGGCGACTCTTGCCGTTATCGCCGTGCTGATCACCGGTTGCGGCTCGACCATCAAGCCCGAGGGTGCGGCGAAGTCAGTCGTTGATCTGGTGAAGAAGCAAACAGGTTTCACACCGACCGACGTCAAGTGTCCCGAAGGCGTCGAAGCCAAAGAGGGTACGAAGTTCGAGTGCAAGTTCACCGGACCTGAGGGCACGGCGTACACCGCAGACATGCGGATCACCAAGGTCGACGGCGAGGACGTCGAGTTCTACATCGAGACCCGTCCCAGCTGA
- a CDS encoding RelA/SpoT family protein, giving the protein MASNGDAPGTGQAVQSPSEGASEASLGIGLAAQPLETQPLEIPKTDTSKAGTSASRRVRARLARRMTAQRGALNPVLEPLVAVHKQFYPKANLTLLQRAYEVADERHADQLRRSGDPYITHPLAVANILAELEMDTTTLIAALLHDTVEDTGYTLEALTEEFGTEVGHLVDGVTKLDKVALGTAAEGESIRKMILAMARDPRVLVIKVADRLHNMRTMRFLPPEKQASKSRETLEVIAPLAHRLGMASVKWELEDLSFAILHPKKYEEIVRLVADRAPSRDIYLAKVRAEITATLNASKINAVVEGRPKHYWSIYQKMIVKGRDFDDIHDLVGVRILCDEVRDCYAAVGVVHSLWQPIAGRFKDYIAQPRFGVYQSLHTTVVGPEGKPLEVQIRTIDMHKTAEYGIAAHWRYKEAKGRNGLPANYAAAEIDDMAWMRQLLDWQREAADPGEFLESLRYDLAVQEIFVFTPKGDLITLPTGSTPVDFAYAVHTEVGHRCIGSRVNGRLVALERKLENGDQVEVFTSKAPNAGPSRDWQTFVVSPRAKAKIRQWFAKERREEALETGKDSIAREVRRAGIPLQRLMNAEQVAALARELRYADVSALYTAVGEGHVSARHVVQRLVAQLGGDEDAADEIAERSTPATMPVRQRSSDDVGVSVPGAPGVLSKLAKCCTPVPGDVIMGFVTRGGGVSVHRTDCTNATSLQEQSERIIEVQWAPSPSSVFLVAIQVEALDRHRLLSDVTRVLADEKVNILSASVTTSDDRVAISRFTFEMGDPKHLGHLLNVVRNVEGVFDVYRVTSAA; this is encoded by the coding sequence ATGGCTTCTAACGGGGATGCTCCCGGCACCGGACAAGCTGTGCAGTCGCCTTCTGAGGGTGCGAGCGAAGCGAGCCTGGGAATTGGGCTAGCCGCGCAGCCGCTGGAAACGCAGCCGCTGGAAATACCCAAGACCGATACCTCGAAAGCGGGGACAAGCGCGTCGCGTCGGGTGCGGGCCCGGCTGGCCCGCCGGATGACCGCGCAGCGCGGCGCCCTCAACCCCGTGCTGGAACCGTTGGTCGCGGTCCACAAGCAGTTCTATCCCAAAGCCAACCTGACGCTGTTGCAGCGCGCGTACGAGGTGGCCGACGAGCGTCACGCCGATCAATTGCGCCGCTCCGGTGACCCGTACATCACCCACCCGTTGGCCGTCGCGAACATCCTGGCCGAACTCGAGATGGACACCACGACCCTGATCGCGGCGCTGCTGCACGACACCGTCGAGGACACCGGCTACACGCTCGAGGCACTGACCGAAGAATTCGGCACCGAGGTCGGCCACCTCGTCGACGGCGTGACCAAACTCGACAAGGTCGCGCTGGGCACCGCGGCCGAGGGCGAGTCGATCCGCAAGATGATCCTCGCGATGGCTCGCGATCCGCGGGTGCTGGTGATCAAGGTCGCCGACCGGCTGCACAACATGCGAACTATGCGTTTCCTGCCGCCGGAGAAACAGGCCAGCAAGTCTCGTGAAACGCTGGAAGTGATTGCGCCGCTGGCGCATCGGCTCGGTATGGCGAGCGTCAAATGGGAGCTCGAGGATCTGTCGTTCGCGATCCTGCATCCCAAGAAGTACGAGGAGATCGTGCGCCTGGTCGCCGATCGGGCGCCCTCACGCGACATCTATCTGGCCAAGGTGCGAGCGGAGATCACCGCGACACTGAACGCCTCGAAGATCAACGCGGTGGTGGAGGGCCGGCCCAAGCACTACTGGTCGATCTACCAGAAGATGATCGTCAAGGGCCGCGACTTCGACGACATTCACGACCTGGTCGGAGTGCGTATTCTCTGTGATGAGGTCCGCGACTGCTATGCGGCTGTGGGTGTCGTGCATTCGCTTTGGCAGCCGATCGCCGGGCGATTCAAGGACTACATCGCCCAGCCACGATTCGGCGTGTATCAGTCGCTGCACACCACCGTCGTCGGGCCCGAGGGCAAGCCGCTGGAAGTTCAGATCCGCACCATCGATATGCACAAGACCGCGGAGTACGGCATCGCAGCGCACTGGCGCTACAAGGAAGCCAAGGGCCGCAACGGACTTCCGGCCAATTACGCAGCCGCGGAGATCGACGACATGGCCTGGATGCGTCAGCTACTCGACTGGCAGCGGGAAGCCGCCGACCCGGGTGAATTCCTCGAGTCGTTGCGCTACGACCTGGCTGTGCAGGAGATCTTCGTGTTCACGCCGAAGGGCGATCTGATCACGCTGCCCACCGGGTCCACTCCGGTGGACTTCGCCTACGCCGTGCACACCGAAGTCGGTCACCGTTGCATCGGCTCACGCGTCAACGGCAGGCTGGTCGCGTTGGAGCGCAAGCTCGAAAACGGCGACCAGGTAGAGGTTTTCACGTCCAAGGCGCCCAACGCCGGCCCGTCCCGGGACTGGCAGACGTTCGTGGTCTCGCCTCGGGCGAAGGCGAAGATCCGCCAGTGGTTCGCCAAGGAGCGGCGCGAAGAGGCGCTCGAAACCGGCAAGGACTCCATCGCTCGCGAAGTGCGACGCGCCGGAATTCCGTTGCAGCGGTTGATGAATGCTGAACAGGTCGCCGCACTGGCCCGCGAGTTGCGCTACGCCGATGTGTCCGCCCTCTACACCGCGGTGGGCGAAGGTCACGTGTCGGCCCGACATGTGGTGCAGCGTCTCGTTGCTCAACTCGGCGGAGACGAAGACGCCGCCGACGAGATCGCCGAGCGTTCGACACCGGCCACCATGCCGGTACGTCAACGCAGCAGCGACGACGTGGGCGTGTCCGTACCCGGCGCGCCGGGAGTGCTGTCAAAGCTCGCCAAGTGCTGCACTCCCGTTCCGGGCGACGTCATCATGGGGTTCGTCACCCGTGGGGGCGGAGTGAGCGTGCACCGCACCGACTGCACAAATGCAACCTCGCTGCAGGAACAGTCGGAGCGGATCATCGAAGTGCAATGGGCACCGTCGCCGTCGTCGGTTTTCCTGGTCGCCATCCAGGTGGAGGCGCTCGATCGGCACCGGTTGCTTTCGGACGTGACCCGCGTGCTGGCCGACGAGAAGGTCAACATCCTGTCCGCGTCGGTGACCACGTCCGACGACCGTGTGGCCATCAGCCGGTTCACGTTCGAAATGGGCGATCCGAAGCATCTGGGCCACCTGCTCAACGTGGTGCGCAACGTGGAGGGTGTGTTCGACGTCTACCGCGTGACGTCCGCCGCATGA